In Candidatus Poribacteria bacterium, a single window of DNA contains:
- a CDS encoding GH32 C-terminal domain-containing protein: MADTWEKLRGKTYPDTEAEQYAALETDETVRDYKKRREAWASDPYRPIYHMSSLYGMGDANGLCEWQGRYHLFYQFGPPDVNRVHWGHCYSEDLVHWHDLPPALYPDTELHCFSGQCLVEDERVVAIYHGKMSGNSIATANDPLLLNWKKHPNNPVIPNVETNQYEQPYNVFDPCIWKEEDGYYSISGTSTNGWIRERRRSASHLFYSEDLTHWEYLHPLLIDDVFCDLGEDGAVPNFLPIGNGKHILLLFSHKRSARYYIGEYDDGTHRFTPEYHGRINHGTFGGGMVSCPSATIDSRGRLIAILNCSDGRQSEEAASGLCMTLPWHLTLKEDNALAMEPVEEVKSLRGTCTRFTDIALSANEERVIDNAAGKAIEIDMTVDIGTAREFGLYVFRSPDGSERTKISIYNHRHGKTNDSLQIDTSYSSLRTDLVGKPPENAPLRLSSDGKLRLRIFLDRSLIEVFADNGECLPEWAFPRKGIDKLFPLFSRQCAVARVYPQQEESNGISLFAIGGEAKIVSMDVWQMRAIWQELKYRERE, from the coding sequence ATGGCGGATACATGGGAAAAACTCCGAGGTAAAACCTATCCCGATACAGAGGCGGAACAGTACGCGGCCCTTGAGACGGATGAGACCGTGCGCGACTATAAGAAACGGAGAGAAGCGTGGGCATCAGATCCCTACCGTCCCATCTATCACATGTCCTCTCTCTACGGTATGGGGGATGCGAACGGACTTTGCGAGTGGCAAGGTAGGTATCATCTGTTTTATCAATTCGGTCCCCCAGATGTCAATCGGGTGCACTGGGGACACTGTTATAGTGAGGATCTGGTACACTGGCACGATCTGCCGCCAGCATTGTATCCAGATACCGAACTGCACTGCTTTAGCGGACAGTGCCTCGTGGAAGATGAACGGGTTGTCGCTATCTACCACGGTAAAATGTCGGGGAATAGTATCGCCACTGCCAACGATCCACTCCTACTTAACTGGAAAAAGCATCCGAACAATCCAGTCATTCCGAATGTCGAGACGAATCAATATGAACAGCCTTATAACGTCTTTGATCCGTGCATCTGGAAAGAAGAGGACGGGTACTATTCGATCTCAGGAACATCAACGAACGGTTGGATTCGTGAACGACGCAGATCTGCTTCCCACCTCTTTTACTCAGAGGATTTGACGCACTGGGAATATCTCCACCCGTTGTTGATTGATGATGTTTTCTGCGACTTGGGTGAAGATGGTGCGGTACCAAATTTCCTGCCTATTGGAAACGGTAAACACATCCTGCTCCTCTTCAGTCATAAACGTTCGGCGCGCTACTACATCGGTGAATACGACGATGGAACACACAGGTTTACACCTGAATATCACGGTAGAATCAACCACGGTACTTTCGGTGGTGGGATGGTCTCCTGCCCCTCTGCGACAATAGATTCTCGCGGTCGCCTCATCGCCATTTTAAATTGTTCTGATGGAAGGCAGAGTGAAGAAGCCGCGTCTGGGTTATGTATGACGCTCCCATGGCATCTCACGCTGAAAGAGGACAACGCCCTGGCGATGGAACCGGTAGAAGAGGTGAAAAGTCTACGAGGCACATGCACTCGATTCACTGACATCGCGTTATCAGCGAATGAAGAACGCGTCATTGACAATGCCGCAGGCAAAGCGATTGAAATAGACATGACCGTTGACATCGGAACAGCACGGGAGTTCGGGTTGTATGTGTTCCGCTCCCCAGACGGAAGTGAACGGACAAAAATCTCTATCTACAACCACAGACACGGCAAGACCAACGATAGTCTGCAGATCGACACATCCTATTCCTCCCTCCGTACAGATCTTGTCGGTAAACCCCCAGAAAATGCCCCGCTCCGTCTGAGCAGTGACGGCAAGCTTCGACTTCGCATCTTCCTTGACCGGAGTCTTATTGAAGTCTTTGCCGACAACGGGGAATGTTTGCCAGAATGGGCATTTCCGAGAAAAGGCATTGACAAACTATTTCCACTGTTTTCGCGACAGTGCGCCGTTGCACGCGTCTATCCACAGCAAGAAGAGAGCAACGGTATCTCGCTTTTCGCAATCGGTGGAGAGGCGAAGATCGTTTCGATGGATGTGTGGCAGATGCGCGCCATCTGGCAGGAGTTGAAATATCGGGAGAGAGAGTAG